One genomic segment of Verrucomicrobiota bacterium includes these proteins:
- a CDS encoding ABC transporter ATP-binding protein, with translation HIQKLSVSFFSKMKTGSIITRVSSDTDRLWDFIAFGIVEAGQAALMLIGLTVVLLASDWQLGLVLVLPLPIVIWSLVGNTKRMRTVFLRCWRKWSAVTEVLADTIPGMRVVKAFNREEKEKERFNVRNEDAMNFFNTAHAIWTRFWPMLGLGLQALTLVVWVIAVVRLLPGGGAKPTLTAGQFVAFLLYMGMFFAPIDMIGMMTRMISRVTSAAHRVFEVLDTNPEVEDAPEPVRLEPIEGRVTFENVTFGYDGVRQVLKGVSFDVTPGEMIGLVGPSGAGKTTVTNLIVRFYDATGGRILIDGVDVRHLDSGHLRRQIGMVLQDPHLFCGTIADNIRYGNPEASIEQVIEAARTANAHDFVCALPLGYDTMVGERGHTLSGGERQRVSIARAILNNPRILILDEATSSVDTETERKIQEALERVVEGRTVFAIAHRLSTLRRATRLFVIEEGRLTEQGTHAELIEQDGTYAKLFRLQHELHEMFAL, from the coding sequence CCACATCCAGAAGCTGAGCGTGAGCTTCTTCAGCAAGATGAAGACGGGCAGCATCATCACGCGGGTCAGCAGCGACACCGACCGGCTCTGGGACTTCATCGCCTTCGGCATCGTCGAGGCGGGGCAGGCGGCGCTCATGCTCATCGGGCTGACCGTCGTGCTGCTCGCGAGCGACTGGCAGCTCGGGCTCGTGCTCGTGCTGCCGCTGCCGATCGTGATCTGGTCGCTCGTGGGCAACACGAAGCGGATGCGCACGGTGTTCCTGCGCTGCTGGCGCAAGTGGTCGGCGGTCACCGAGGTGCTCGCCGACACGATCCCCGGCATGCGCGTGGTCAAGGCGTTCAACCGCGAGGAGAAGGAGAAGGAGCGGTTCAACGTGCGCAACGAGGACGCGATGAACTTCTTCAACACGGCCCACGCGATCTGGACGCGGTTCTGGCCGATGCTGGGCCTCGGGCTCCAGGCGCTGACGCTCGTCGTCTGGGTCATCGCCGTGGTGCGCCTGCTGCCGGGCGGCGGGGCGAAGCCGACGCTGACGGCGGGCCAGTTCGTCGCCTTTCTGCTCTACATGGGCATGTTCTTCGCGCCCATCGACATGATCGGGATGATGACGCGCATGATCTCGCGCGTCACCAGCGCCGCGCACCGCGTCTTCGAGGTGCTCGACACCAACCCCGAGGTCGAGGACGCGCCCGAGCCGGTGCGGCTCGAGCCGATCGAGGGCCGGGTCACGTTCGAGAACGTCACCTTCGGCTATGACGGCGTGCGCCAGGTGCTCAAGGGCGTCTCGTTCGACGTCACGCCGGGCGAGATGATCGGGCTGGTCGGCCCCTCGGGTGCGGGCAAGACGACAGTCACCAACTTGATCGTGCGCTTCTACGACGCCACGGGCGGGCGGATCCTTATCGATGGGGTCGACGTGCGCCATCTCGACAGCGGCCACCTGCGCCGCCAGATCGGCATGGTGCTCCAGGACCCGCACCTGTTCTGCGGCACGATCGCCGACAACATCCGCTACGGCAACCCCGAGGCAAGCATCGAGCAGGTGATCGAGGCGGCCCGAACGGCCAACGCGCACGACTTCGTCTGCGCGCTGCCGCTCGGCTACGACACGATGGTCGGCGAGCGCGGCCACACGCTCTCGGGCGGCGAACGCCAACGGGTCTCGATCGCGCGCGCGATCCTCAACAACCCGAGGATCCTGATCCTCGACGAAGCGACGAGCAGCGTCGACACCGAGACCGAGCGCAAGATCCAGGAGGCGCTCGAGCGGGTCGTCGAGGGGCGCACGGTGTTCGCCATTGCCCACCGCCTCTCGACGCTGCGGCGCGCGACGCGGCTGTTCGTCATCGAGGAGGGGCGGCTCACCGAGCAAGGCACGCACGCCGAGCTCATCGAGCAAGACGGCACGTACGCCAAGCTGTTCCGATTGCAGCACGAGCTGCACGAGATGTTTGCACTCTAG